The following are from one region of the Stigmatella ashevillena genome:
- a CDS encoding ABC transporter ATP-binding protein, with translation MEAKSPALLSVRDLRVEYLTPAGPVCAVDGVSFDIGKGEVLGLAGESGSGKSTVAQALLRILRPPAVITGGQVLFEGEDVLEMDEARLRDLRWRKISLVFQSAMNSLNPILTIGDQIVDAIEAHQRVKRSDAVDRAVSLLKLVGIDSSRLTSYPHQLSGGMRQRVVIAIALALEPPLMLMDEPTTALDVVVQKEILHQVSELKEKLGFSILFITHDLSLILEFSTRIAVLYAGKLMEMAPSRELFHAPKHPYTKGLLGSVPSVRGPRRKLVGIPGSPPDMRKLPVGCRFHPRCPSAVDRCRSDAPELRELGPDHIEACHLDSP, from the coding sequence ATGGAAGCTAAGTCCCCGGCGTTGCTCTCGGTGCGTGATCTCCGGGTCGAATACCTGACGCCCGCGGGTCCGGTGTGCGCCGTCGATGGCGTCTCCTTCGACATTGGGAAGGGCGAGGTCCTTGGGCTCGCTGGGGAGTCGGGGAGCGGCAAGTCAACCGTGGCGCAGGCCCTGCTGCGGATCCTCCGGCCTCCCGCGGTCATCACGGGCGGGCAGGTGCTCTTCGAAGGCGAGGACGTGCTGGAGATGGACGAGGCGCGGCTGCGGGATCTGCGCTGGCGCAAGATCTCGCTGGTCTTCCAGAGCGCGATGAACTCGCTCAACCCGATCCTCACGATCGGAGATCAGATCGTGGACGCGATCGAGGCGCACCAGCGCGTGAAGCGCTCCGATGCCGTCGACAGGGCGGTGTCGCTGTTGAAGCTCGTGGGAATCGATAGCTCGCGGCTGACGAGCTACCCGCACCAGCTCTCGGGAGGGATGCGGCAGCGCGTGGTGATCGCGATTGCGCTCGCGCTCGAGCCGCCCCTGATGCTCATGGACGAGCCGACGACAGCGCTCGACGTGGTGGTGCAGAAGGAGATCCTGCATCAGGTCTCGGAGCTCAAGGAGAAGCTTGGGTTTTCGATCCTGTTCATCACGCATGATCTCTCGCTGATCCTCGAGTTCTCCACGCGCATCGCGGTCCTCTACGCGGGCAAGCTCATGGAAATGGCGCCCTCGCGGGAGCTGTTCCACGCGCCCAAGCACCCGTACACGAAGGGGTTGCTGGGTTCGGTTCCTTCGGTCCGAGGGCCCCGCCGCAAGCTCGTGGGCATCCCTGGCTCCCCTCCGGACATGCGAAAGCTCCCCGTGGGGTGCCGCTTCCACCCGCGCTGTCCCTCGGCCGTGGACCGCTGCCGCTCCGACGCGCCCGAGTTGCGCGAGCTGGGGCCTGATCACATCGAGGCCTGCCACCTGGATTCACCATGA
- a CDS encoding ABC transporter ATP-binding protein: MTITHQENQVILEAKDLGKYFQVGGGFKPKRLRALNEISFTLGARQVVALVGESGSGKSTIARLLVRLMEPSSGKILFRGRDILQEEPRHASLDYRAQVQMIFQDPFGSLNPVHTIGNHLERPLILHGKAKGAAELRDRVHELLATVDLNPAAEIAGRYPHQLSGGQRQRVAIARALAPGPSVILADEPISMLDVSIRVGVLNLMERLKADRGIAYLYITHDIASARYFADRTMVMYAGHIVEGAPSEELMHKPAHPYTQLLLSAVPDPNGSMKSELKAKSGAPKLIDPPPGCPFADRCPSVMAVCRQEMPGATQLAQDRWVRCHLFGQGTAASPVDSQAQSAVGPRSALAEGAAS, encoded by the coding sequence ATGACGATCACCCATCAGGAGAACCAGGTCATCCTCGAGGCGAAAGACCTCGGCAAATACTTTCAGGTCGGAGGGGGCTTCAAGCCGAAGCGGCTGAGGGCCCTCAACGAGATCTCCTTCACGCTGGGCGCCCGGCAGGTCGTCGCGCTCGTGGGAGAGTCCGGCAGCGGCAAGAGCACGATCGCGCGGTTGCTCGTGCGGTTGATGGAGCCGTCGAGCGGAAAGATTCTCTTCCGTGGCAGGGACATTCTCCAGGAGGAGCCGCGGCATGCCTCGCTCGATTACCGGGCGCAGGTGCAGATGATCTTCCAGGATCCGTTCGGGTCGCTGAATCCGGTCCATACGATCGGCAACCACCTCGAGCGGCCCCTCATTCTGCACGGCAAGGCGAAGGGCGCCGCCGAACTCAGGGACCGTGTGCATGAGCTGCTCGCCACCGTCGATCTGAACCCCGCGGCCGAGATCGCGGGCCGTTACCCGCATCAGCTCTCGGGAGGCCAGCGGCAGCGTGTGGCGATCGCGCGGGCGCTGGCTCCAGGGCCCTCTGTAATTCTGGCCGACGAGCCGATTTCCATGCTCGACGTGTCGATCCGGGTCGGCGTCCTGAACCTGATGGAGCGCCTCAAGGCGGACCGGGGAATCGCCTACCTGTACATCACGCATGACATCGCGAGTGCGCGTTATTTCGCGGACCGGACGATGGTGATGTACGCGGGCCATATCGTGGAGGGCGCGCCGAGCGAGGAGCTGATGCACAAGCCCGCGCACCCCTACACGCAACTGCTGCTCTCCGCGGTGCCAGACCCGAACGGCTCGATGAAGAGCGAGCTGAAGGCGAAGTCAGGTGCGCCCAAGCTGATTGATCCGCCGCCGGGTTGCCCGTTCGCGGACCGGTGCCCGAGCGTCATGGCGGTGTGCCGCCAGGAGATGCCAGGGGCGACACAACTGGCCCAGGATCGCTGGGTGCGGTGTCATCTGTTTGGACAGGGCACCGCTGCCAGTCCGGTGGACTCGCAGGCGCAGAGCGCCGTGGGTCCCAGGAGTGCCCTGGCAGAGGGCGCTGCGTCCTGA